A single window of Hyla sarda isolate aHylSar1 chromosome 2, aHylSar1.hap1, whole genome shotgun sequence DNA harbors:
- the NDUFC2 gene encoding NADH dehydrogenase [ubiquinone] 1 subunit C2 — MGLIPDEARVLPPPSLVNRGSVYFGFLGYLSSILHNAINHYPVLRAGVHRQLLFTTIGVFVGYHLTKYENYKYAKRDRELFDYIRRHPEILPHKDPRPMAEVYEKFYPVR; from the exons ATGGGGCTAATTCCGGACGAGGCTCGGGTGTTGCCGCCGCCCTCTCTGGTGAACAGGGGCTCTGTGTACTTCGGCTTCCTGGGCTACCTGTCCTCCATCCTGCACAACGCCATCAACCACTACCCGGTGCTGCGGGCGG GTGTTCACCGCCagctcctcttcaccaccatcggTGTATTTGTCGGGTATCATTTGACCAAATACGAGAATTACAAATACGCCAAGCGGGATCGTGAACTGTTTGACTACATCAGACGGCATCCAGAGATATTGCCACACAAAG acccAAGACCCATGGCAGAAGTCTACGAGAAATTCTATCCTGTTCGTTAA